In one window of Bdellovibrio bacteriovorus W DNA:
- the rpsA gene encoding 30S ribosomal protein S1 (COG0539 Ribosomal protein S1), whose amino-acid sequence MGGSKIYMTKQLNKAELERQKVLAFLDAEDAKVPANPGILNAKAEKGDFENLFEASMKEQDFKVGDVVTGTVVEVQSDYVLVDINYKSEGLIAINEFRIVDGVREVKAGDKVEVLIDRIENENGMIVLSKDKADMLRAWTDISKAAENEEVIEGTVVAKVKGGLSVDIGVKAFLPGSQIDLRPVRNMDVYLGKKFKFKVIKFNKKRGNIVLSRRALLEEERDSLRSQTLDTMAEGSVVTGVVKNITDYGAFIDLGGMDGLLHITDMSWGRVKHPSEMLNVGDEIQVKVLKYDKEKERVSLGMKQLHNDPWESVKAEYTPGTKLKGKVVSLAEYGAFVELGEGIEGLIHVSEMSWTKRVKHPSQVVAVDQEVEVVVLEVDTENRRISLGMKQLQANPWVELKESYAPGTIIEGEVKSVTDFGIFIGIEDGIDGLVHISDFSWTKRVNHPSEMFTKGQKLRAVVLGVDIENERFSLGIKQLEGDPWSNIEAKYAIGTQHDVKVTKTADFGAFVELESDIEGLIHISELTTDKINSVEDFIQPGGVVKAEVISIDKDARKIGLSSKLVKLRESKADVEDYVKKATATSKSTFGDLFADQLKNVKTDGNQ is encoded by the coding sequence GTGGGAGGTTCCAAAATCTATATGACGAAACAATTAAACAAAGCCGAGCTTGAGAGACAAAAAGTCCTAGCTTTCTTGGATGCTGAAGATGCAAAAGTACCTGCAAATCCTGGCATTCTAAACGCAAAAGCGGAAAAAGGTGATTTCGAAAACCTTTTCGAAGCTTCCATGAAAGAACAAGATTTTAAAGTCGGCGACGTTGTTACAGGAACAGTTGTAGAAGTTCAATCTGACTACGTTCTTGTGGACATCAACTACAAGTCTGAAGGTTTAATCGCGATCAATGAATTCCGTATCGTTGACGGTGTTCGCGAAGTGAAAGCTGGAGACAAAGTAGAAGTTCTTATCGACCGTATCGAAAACGAAAACGGAATGATCGTTCTATCTAAAGACAAAGCTGACATGCTACGTGCATGGACTGACATCTCTAAAGCAGCTGAGAACGAAGAAGTTATCGAAGGTACTGTTGTTGCTAAAGTTAAAGGTGGCTTGAGCGTTGATATCGGCGTTAAAGCATTCTTGCCTGGATCTCAAATCGATCTACGCCCTGTTCGCAACATGGACGTTTACCTTGGCAAAAAATTCAAATTCAAAGTTATCAAATTCAACAAGAAACGTGGCAACATCGTTCTTTCTCGCCGCGCACTTCTTGAAGAAGAGCGTGACAGTCTTCGTTCACAAACTCTTGATACAATGGCGGAAGGTTCAGTTGTTACTGGTGTTGTTAAAAACATCACTGACTACGGTGCGTTCATTGATCTTGGTGGTATGGACGGATTGTTACACATCACTGATATGTCTTGGGGCCGCGTAAAACATCCTTCAGAAATGTTGAATGTTGGCGACGAAATCCAAGTTAAAGTTCTTAAGTATGACAAAGAAAAAGAACGCGTATCTTTAGGTATGAAGCAACTTCACAATGATCCATGGGAATCAGTTAAAGCTGAATACACTCCTGGAACTAAGCTTAAAGGAAAAGTTGTATCTCTTGCTGAGTACGGCGCATTTGTTGAGCTAGGTGAAGGCATTGAAGGTCTTATCCACGTTTCTGAAATGTCTTGGACAAAACGTGTGAAACACCCTTCACAAGTAGTAGCAGTAGATCAAGAAGTAGAAGTTGTAGTTCTTGAAGTTGACACTGAAAACCGCCGCATCAGCTTGGGCATGAAACAGCTTCAAGCAAATCCATGGGTTGAGTTGAAAGAGTCTTATGCTCCTGGAACAATCATCGAAGGTGAAGTGAAATCAGTAACTGATTTCGGTATCTTCATCGGTATCGAAGATGGTATCGACGGTCTAGTTCATATCTCTGACTTCTCTTGGACTAAACGTGTTAACCACCCAAGCGAAATGTTCACTAAAGGACAAAAACTTCGCGCGGTTGTTCTTGGTGTAGACATCGAGAACGAAAGATTCTCTCTAGGTATTAAACAACTTGAGGGTGATCCTTGGTCAAATATCGAAGCGAAATACGCTATCGGTACACAACACGATGTTAAAGTAACTAAAACTGCTGACTTCGGCGCATTCGTTGAGCTTGAGTCTGACATCGAAGGTTTGATCCACATTTCTGAGTTAACTACAGATAAGATCAACTCTGTTGAAGATTTCATCCAACCAGGTGGAGTTGTAAAAGCAGAAGTAATCTCTATCGATAAAGACGCTCGTAAGATCGGTCTTTCTTCGAAGCTAGTTAAACTTCGTGAATCAAAAGCTGACGTTGAAGATTACGTTAAAAAAGCGACTGCAACTTCTAAGTCTACTTTCGGTGACTTGTTTGCAGATCAACTTAAAAACGTAAAAACTGACGGCAATCAGTAA
- a CDS encoding signal peptide peptidase (COG0616 Periplasmic serine proteases (ClpP class)): MKNNFFKKLIILIVVFLGLGFIVGKLNLDGQAPQKITQNSILRLDMNGVILNGKKFLANVDGYAKNDHIKAVLIDINSPGGAVGPSQEMFQAIKNIKDGLKKPVVCVTTGIMASGAYYAGVACDKIVVAPGALIGSIGVIFEFANMEKLYDWAKISRYSITSGKYKDSGAEYRSMRDDEKALFQGLVDEVYAQFRDTVKTSRNLADDKLDQYADGRVFTGVTAVKEGFADQIGFYNDAVKLAAEMAKLGDNYTVFTPPKKKTSIFDIGAEREDSLNSLVEFADSLKAQKGLSLEDAFKFLLKTRYLNQPMYLMPGVWE; this comes from the coding sequence ATGAAAAATAATTTCTTTAAAAAACTGATCATTCTAATCGTTGTTTTCTTAGGTTTGGGCTTTATTGTTGGAAAGCTAAATCTCGACGGACAAGCTCCACAAAAAATCACTCAAAACTCAATTCTTCGTCTGGACATGAATGGTGTTATTCTGAATGGTAAGAAGTTTCTAGCAAACGTCGATGGCTACGCTAAAAACGATCACATCAAGGCAGTTCTCATTGATATCAATTCTCCAGGAGGCGCAGTGGGGCCTTCTCAGGAGATGTTCCAAGCGATCAAAAATATCAAAGACGGTCTTAAGAAACCCGTGGTCTGTGTAACTACAGGAATCATGGCCAGTGGTGCTTATTATGCAGGTGTGGCTTGCGATAAGATCGTTGTGGCTCCAGGAGCCTTGATCGGTTCCATTGGGGTTATCTTTGAATTTGCAAACATGGAAAAGCTCTATGATTGGGCGAAGATCTCTCGCTATTCTATCACTTCTGGAAAGTATAAAGACTCAGGAGCTGAATACAGATCTATGCGTGATGATGAGAAAGCTCTTTTCCAAGGGCTTGTTGATGAAGTCTATGCTCAGTTCCGCGACACTGTAAAAACATCTCGTAATCTAGCGGATGATAAATTAGATCAGTACGCAGATGGCCGCGTCTTCACAGGTGTGACTGCGGTTAAAGAAGGTTTTGCGGATCAGATTGGTTTTTACAACGACGCAGTTAAACTAGCTGCGGAGATGGCAAAGCTTGGTGACAACTACACTGTCTTTACTCCACCGAAAAAGAAAACTTCGATTTTTGATATCGGAGCTGAACGCGAAGATTCTTTGAACTCTCTCGTAGAGTTTGCGGATTCTTTGAAAGCGCAAAAAGGTCTTTCTTTAGAAGATGCGTTTAAATTCCTTCTTAAGACTCGCTACCTAAATCAGCCGATGTACCTAATGCCAGGAGTATGGGAGTAA
- a CDS encoding hit family hydrolase (COG0537 Diadenosine tetraphosphate (Ap4A) hydrolase and other HIT family hydrolases) — protein MSETKAPEKTAFLQIDKEVWPLERDVLARPDRMKYVRKLVKPEGCVFCTAAQEISEDSLCVFKSKHSMVVINKYPYNSGHVLVLPQRHCGDVLQLSDEEYMDLQNLLRLSMKVITEAYEPGGINVGLNHGAVAGAGIPEHLHFHVIPRWAGDVNFFPLIAETKVLVESLEQTYAKLWSIFKNYE, from the coding sequence ATGTCAGAGACTAAGGCTCCGGAGAAAACAGCTTTCCTGCAAATCGATAAAGAGGTTTGGCCTCTTGAAAGGGACGTCTTAGCACGCCCTGATCGCATGAAGTACGTCAGGAAGCTAGTAAAGCCGGAGGGCTGCGTATTTTGCACAGCAGCCCAAGAGATCTCTGAAGACTCACTTTGTGTTTTTAAATCAAAGCACTCCATGGTTGTGATTAATAAGTATCCTTACAACAGTGGGCATGTTCTCGTTCTGCCGCAAAGACACTGCGGAGATGTTCTTCAACTTTCTGATGAAGAATACATGGATCTACAAAATCTTCTGCGCTTATCCATGAAAGTTATTACGGAAGCCTATGAGCCCGGCGGTATCAACGTCGGATTAAATCATGGCGCGGTAGCTGGTGCTGGGATACCTGAGCACTTACATTTTCACGTGATCCCTCGATGGGCAGGGGATGTAAATTTTTTCCCACTGATTGCCGAGACAAAAGTCTTGGTTGAAAGTCTTGAGCAGACCTACGCTAAGCTATGGAGTATTTTTAAAAACTATGAATAG
- a CDS encoding integral membrane protein (COG0705 Uncharacterized membrane protein (homolog of Drosophila rhomboid)), with protein sequence MNRGVSFQTAPVTPMVKWLLIANIGIWFLVQVIGEGFLKLPVMSIFALYPGKVLFNFEIWQLFSYMFLHSMQITHILFNMLMLWFFGAELEQKWGSKFFLIYYLFSGVGAGILYCLGVWVYALATGSSTGLIVPVVGASGAIFGLLLAQGILFGDRIVYFFMLFPMKVRYFVALMGFVQIASMMTSSVSGGEVAYLAHIGGIVAGYICLKLKDFNDRRKMDKRRQTKSKGRNLRLVVDNEKGSSSDKPPKYWN encoded by the coding sequence ATGAATAGAGGCGTATCATTTCAAACAGCTCCAGTAACTCCAATGGTAAAATGGCTACTTATTGCCAACATTGGAATCTGGTTTCTTGTTCAGGTTATTGGTGAAGGTTTTTTAAAACTTCCTGTGATGAGCATCTTTGCTCTATACCCAGGTAAAGTTCTTTTTAATTTCGAAATTTGGCAGCTTTTTTCTTATATGTTCCTGCACTCCATGCAGATCACACATATTCTTTTTAATATGTTGATGCTTTGGTTCTTTGGAGCAGAGCTTGAGCAAAAATGGGGTTCTAAGTTCTTTTTGATTTATTACCTATTCTCGGGTGTTGGTGCTGGGATTCTTTACTGCCTCGGTGTATGGGTCTATGCCTTAGCAACCGGCTCTTCAACAGGTCTCATCGTGCCTGTCGTGGGAGCTTCTGGTGCGATCTTTGGGTTATTGTTAGCTCAAGGTATCTTGTTTGGGGATCGCATCGTTTATTTCTTTATGCTCTTCCCGATGAAGGTTCGCTACTTCGTGGCCTTGATGGGATTTGTGCAGATTGCCTCCATGATGACCTCAAGTGTCAGCGGTGGAGAAGTAGCTTATCTTGCCCACATCGGCGGGATCGTTGCTGGGTATATCTGCCTTAAGCTGAAAGACTTTAATGACCGTCGCAAGATGGACAAGCGTCGCCAAACTAAGTCTAAGGGGCGCAATCTTCGCCTTGTCGTGGATAATGAGAAGGGGAGTAGCAGCGATAAGCCCCCAAAATACTGGAACTAG
- a CDS encoding hypothetical protein (COG3034 Uncharacterized protein conserved in bacteria), with the protein MRLFRTGFATVGLLAAILAQPTLAKTNHSQSDTELLPDSLLQISETEAFSRYVFLVDKGERLLRVYERNGEKIRKVQEVPTDIGKMGGNKTKRDDHKTPEGIYFLEQKLSQPDIPFSLYGSLAFTTNYPNVFDKRENKTGSGIWLHAIPDSVPLTRGSRGCVVVRNDVIKGLSDYIKLRETPILIFDQVNYISKDNHEKRRLELNSFVESWRQAWENQDLDSYMSFYDQDFKAPGFNFNSWKKHKENLKKKYGYIKVHLSQPYIVQHKEQLVVKTLQRYESDKHVDYGVKTIYALKDGESFKIIREEWLPFSEQKVAEAIAKDRFTATQASQPAAQPN; encoded by the coding sequence ATGAGACTATTCAGAACAGGATTTGCGACGGTAGGGCTTCTGGCAGCAATTCTAGCGCAGCCTACTTTAGCAAAAACCAATCATTCTCAAAGTGACACAGAGTTATTACCTGACTCTCTTTTGCAGATTTCCGAAACGGAAGCCTTCTCTCGATATGTATTCTTAGTTGATAAAGGCGAAAGACTCTTGCGAGTCTATGAAAGAAATGGCGAAAAAATCCGCAAAGTTCAAGAGGTACCCACTGACATCGGTAAGATGGGTGGAAATAAAACCAAAAGAGACGATCACAAAACTCCTGAAGGAATTTACTTCTTAGAACAAAAGCTCTCGCAACCAGATATTCCTTTCAGTCTTTACGGAAGTTTGGCATTCACAACCAACTACCCGAATGTCTTCGATAAGCGCGAAAACAAAACAGGTTCAGGCATCTGGCTTCACGCAATCCCAGACTCTGTTCCGCTCACGAGAGGTTCTCGCGGCTGCGTGGTAGTTCGAAATGACGTAATTAAAGGCCTGTCGGATTACATCAAGCTTCGTGAAACACCGATTCTTATTTTTGATCAGGTTAATTATATTTCAAAAGACAATCACGAAAAGCGCCGCCTTGAACTCAATAGCTTCGTAGAATCTTGGAGACAGGCTTGGGAAAACCAAGACTTAGACTCTTATATGAGCTTTTACGATCAAGACTTCAAAGCTCCAGGTTTTAATTTCAACTCTTGGAAAAAGCATAAAGAAAATCTGAAGAAGAAATATGGATACATCAAAGTCCATCTTTCTCAACCCTACATTGTTCAACACAAAGAACAATTGGTTGTAAAGACACTTCAGAGATATGAATCCGACAAGCACGTTGATTACGGAGTAAAAACTATTTACGCCCTGAAAGACGGTGAGAGCTTTAAAATTATCCGCGAAGAGTGGCTTCCATTCAGCGAACAAAAAGTCGCCGAAGCCATCGCCAAGGATCGTTTCACAGCCACCCAAGCTTCTCAACCCGCAGCTCAACCCAACTAA
- a CDS encoding flagellar protein FliL (COG1580 Flagellar basal body-associated protein) yields the protein MAETQEQAAPKRNLGKFLQIGFAVLNLAVMGFGTYLVYASTIGWESPQVTEESADRELASVADNFDFEPMVYTMDKFTVNLGGEPQRTIRLEVNLQMLGKDGFEEVMEPENRAKARDKIVRLLNDKNFSDIDSIQGKLFLKDKIAGEVNGILRRGVVKDVFFSDFVVQ from the coding sequence ATGGCTGAAACACAAGAACAAGCAGCACCAAAGCGCAATCTGGGGAAATTCCTTCAGATCGGATTTGCTGTTTTGAATTTAGCAGTGATGGGCTTTGGGACTTATCTGGTTTATGCCTCGACAATAGGATGGGAAAGTCCACAGGTCACTGAAGAATCCGCAGATCGAGAGCTGGCCTCTGTTGCAGATAACTTTGATTTCGAGCCCATGGTCTATACGATGGACAAGTTTACCGTGAATTTAGGCGGTGAACCTCAGCGCACCATTCGTCTAGAAGTAAACCTACAAATGCTAGGTAAAGACGGGTTTGAAGAGGTGATGGAGCCAGAGAATCGCGCCAAGGCCCGAGATAAAATTGTTCGTCTTCTAAATGATAAGAACTTTTCAGATATCGATAGTATCCAAGGCAAACTCTTTCTTAAAGACAAAATTGCTGGCGAGGTAAATGGTATCCTTCGTCGCGGTGTCGTGAAAGATGTTTTCTTCTCTGATTTTGTTGTTCAATAA
- a CDS encoding protease (COG0612 Predicted Zn-dependent peptidases) yields the protein MKKIALSLLSTLMLQPAFAVEPLPTTKPSKDVIDAIKGWTDSSDLKISLPVTKFVLKNGLTVLLLEDHTVPMISYHTWYRVGSRDEAPGVTGAAHMLEHMMFKGAKKYSGKDFDRTLHENGITNNAFTSNDYTGFYENIPSDKLELIMDIEVDRMSSLLISPDDLKSEKEVVAEERRWRVDNNPMGVLREQMMSTIFKKSNYRWPVIGHMKDIQDYDAEKLRYFYNSYYGPNNAVLVIVGDFKTSNVKSLVEKYYGKLEKREIPQKEYPTEPAQKVQQNAITRRDVQNSSFVVAFQGPKQGEADMYAMDLAANILGNGSSSRLYRRLVYQQQQATSAYSYNHTMRDAGIFAVGVNMKPGLETSSALESVYNEIYKMRSQKVTDKELEKAKTQVMKDYVDSLRTMDGKARALAVNEIVTGSYDSLFSDLEKYQAVTADDILKVMAKYTQQNQRSIITLAPKAKKE from the coding sequence ATGAAAAAAATTGCTCTCAGTTTGTTATCGACTCTTATGCTTCAGCCGGCATTTGCGGTTGAACCATTGCCGACAACAAAGCCGTCAAAAGATGTGATTGACGCCATCAAAGGATGGACTGACTCTAGTGATCTTAAGATCTCATTACCAGTAACTAAGTTTGTTCTTAAGAACGGGCTGACAGTACTTCTTCTCGAAGATCACACTGTTCCGATGATTAGCTACCACACTTGGTACCGTGTGGGTTCACGTGACGAAGCTCCTGGTGTCACTGGGGCAGCACATATGCTTGAACATATGATGTTTAAAGGTGCCAAAAAATATTCCGGCAAAGACTTCGATCGTACGTTGCATGAAAACGGCATTACTAATAATGCGTTTACTTCGAATGACTACACTGGATTCTATGAAAATATCCCAAGTGATAAGTTAGAGCTTATAATGGATATCGAAGTGGATCGTATGAGTTCTTTACTTATTAGTCCAGACGATCTTAAGAGTGAAAAAGAAGTTGTCGCAGAAGAGCGCCGTTGGAGAGTGGACAACAATCCAATGGGAGTTTTGCGCGAACAAATGATGTCGACAATTTTTAAGAAGAGTAACTATCGCTGGCCAGTGATCGGTCACATGAAAGATATTCAAGATTATGATGCCGAAAAATTACGTTATTTTTATAACTCTTACTATGGACCGAACAACGCTGTTCTGGTGATCGTGGGTGACTTTAAGACCAGCAACGTGAAGTCATTGGTAGAGAAGTATTACGGTAAGCTTGAGAAAAGAGAAATTCCTCAAAAAGAATATCCAACAGAGCCAGCACAAAAAGTTCAACAAAATGCGATCACGCGTAGAGATGTTCAGAACTCATCTTTCGTAGTAGCATTTCAAGGTCCTAAACAGGGCGAAGCAGATATGTATGCGATGGACTTAGCCGCAAATATTCTTGGCAATGGATCTTCAAGCCGACTTTACCGTCGCTTGGTGTATCAACAACAGCAAGCCACTTCAGCTTACTCCTATAACCACACAATGAGAGATGCAGGCATCTTTGCAGTGGGTGTGAACATGAAACCAGGGTTAGAGACTTCATCGGCTCTTGAAAGCGTTTATAATGAGATTTATAAAATGCGTTCACAGAAGGTGACAGACAAAGAACTTGAGAAAGCAAAAACTCAAGTCATGAAAGACTACGTGGACTCATTGCGCACGATGGACGGGAAGGCCCGCGCCCTTGCGGTGAATGAAATTGTCACTGGTTCTTACGACAGTCTTTTCTCAGACCTTGAAAAGTATCAAGCAGTAACAGCGGACGATATCCTAAAGGTAATGGCTAAATACACTCAGCAAAATCAACGCTCGATCATCACTCTGGCTCCAAAGGCTAAGAAGGAGTAG
- a CDS encoding M16 family peptidase (COG0612 Predicted Zn-dependent peptidases) gives MIKRYISPILTLSLAATVVMSVSCSTSSKNNQQSIPAGYKVLGNSSFKLLPFKEKTLENGLKIVYVRDASLPRVSFTALVRAGNVQDPAGKDGLNSLTAYLLEQGTQSRNALKIADDLGQMGTGLDISAGSDLTTIYADSLSKSSEELLALYSDIVMNPSFDAGEITRMKSQMTAALRKKVDNPSNFANDEMDKFLFGAHPYAKDVNGSIETLRGLSKQDVIKHYLTFFRPNNTSLAVVGNFNDAFEARVEEVFGKWVKRTIPEVKTAAAPTFDKTEVRLIVKKGLEQTQIRIAQLGIERDDPRFLTLRLGNEVLGGSFASKLNQKVRDDLGLTYSIYSYFDARKQPGGFKVSTFTKNETAGVTLDETLKVISEYSANGATSKELSAGKNQLVGQFPRAIETADRLAYNILALEFYGVPLSYLTDFNKNVNGISLKTSNAAIQETMGTGKFKILVYGNESIIPQFEKYKPEIIRMK, from the coding sequence ATGATTAAAAGATATATCTCTCCAATTCTGACTCTTTCACTGGCTGCTACGGTGGTTATGAGTGTGTCGTGTTCTACGAGTTCTAAAAACAATCAGCAGAGCATTCCTGCGGGTTATAAAGTTTTGGGTAATAGCAGTTTTAAACTGCTGCCATTTAAAGAAAAGACTTTAGAAAATGGTCTTAAGATTGTTTACGTTCGCGATGCTTCTCTTCCGCGCGTGAGTTTCACGGCGTTAGTGAGAGCTGGCAATGTGCAAGATCCTGCAGGTAAAGATGGCTTGAACTCATTGACGGCTTATCTGTTAGAGCAGGGGACTCAATCTCGCAATGCTCTAAAGATTGCCGATGATTTAGGTCAGATGGGAACGGGTTTAGATATCTCAGCGGGATCTGATCTTACGACGATTTATGCAGATTCTTTATCGAAGTCTTCTGAAGAGCTTCTTGCTCTTTACTCAGACATTGTGATGAATCCAAGCTTTGATGCGGGGGAAATCACTCGCATGAAGTCGCAGATGACTGCTGCGTTACGTAAGAAAGTAGATAACCCTTCAAACTTTGCTAACGATGAGATGGATAAGTTTTTATTCGGTGCTCATCCTTATGCTAAAGATGTAAATGGAAGCATCGAAACTTTGCGTGGTCTTTCAAAGCAGGATGTTATTAAGCACTACCTAACTTTCTTCCGTCCCAATAACACTAGTCTTGCTGTTGTAGGTAATTTCAATGATGCCTTTGAAGCCAGAGTGGAAGAGGTGTTTGGAAAATGGGTGAAGAGAACAATTCCAGAAGTGAAGACGGCGGCGGCTCCGACTTTTGACAAAACTGAAGTTCGCTTGATCGTGAAAAAGGGCTTGGAGCAGACTCAGATTCGCATCGCCCAATTGGGGATTGAAAGAGATGACCCACGCTTTTTGACTCTACGTTTGGGTAACGAAGTTTTAGGTGGAAGCTTTGCCAGTAAGTTGAACCAAAAAGTAAGAGACGATCTTGGACTAACATATTCGATCTATTCTTATTTTGATGCTCGTAAGCAACCGGGCGGCTTTAAAGTTTCAACTTTTACAAAGAATGAAACGGCTGGGGTGACGCTAGATGAAACTTTGAAAGTTATTAGCGAATACTCAGCAAATGGAGCTACAAGCAAAGAACTTTCTGCTGGTAAGAATCAACTTGTGGGGCAATTCCCAAGAGCTATTGAGACAGCGGATCGTCTTGCCTATAATATTCTGGCACTTGAGTTCTATGGAGTTCCACTCAGCTATCTGACGGATTTCAATAAGAATGTAAATGGAATCTCTTTAAAAACTTCTAACGCTGCTATTCAAGAAACGATGGGTACTGGGAAGTTTAAGATTCTGGTTTATGGAAATGAAAGTATCATTCCACAGTTTGAGAAGTATAAGCCTGAAATTATTCGCATGAAGTAG
- a CDS encoding LysR family transcriptional regulator (COG0583 Transcriptional regulator), with protein sequence MKNIYQLSTFVTVVSEGSMTAAADKLYLTQPAVSQQIRNLEEELGCELLVRGVRQVKPTPQGEVLFEYARKIINLTQQAEVAIKSIGTQMRGQLRIGTLNSLGLHLMSPVVGRLMRHNPELMLKIEYERGDELIKAYRKGKYDVLLLPNAMEEFHEDLENSEKKFLLKEEMWLVGSNKIEKLPDQINFNEIGMFPLVSFTDEFPSFHEMFQKHIQGLQVKQVFESSNVGTLKRVIEAGLGWGFLPAHSIKKQVRSGRLERVYVRDMHYEMDLMFYFKRSADNKALIDILYQTMAQQDKS encoded by the coding sequence GTGAAGAATATTTATCAGCTATCCACCTTTGTCACCGTAGTGAGTGAGGGAAGCATGACTGCAGCGGCAGATAAGCTTTATCTTACTCAACCAGCAGTTTCTCAACAGATTCGCAACCTAGAGGAAGAGCTAGGCTGTGAGCTTCTGGTGCGTGGGGTGCGCCAAGTAAAACCCACTCCTCAAGGGGAGGTGTTATTTGAATACGCCAGAAAAATTATCAATCTGACACAACAAGCAGAAGTAGCCATTAAATCTATCGGAACTCAGATGCGTGGACAGCTTCGTATTGGAACTTTGAACTCGCTAGGCTTGCATCTCATGAGTCCCGTAGTGGGACGTCTTATGCGCCATAATCCAGAGTTGATGCTTAAGATCGAGTATGAAAGAGGCGATGAACTGATCAAGGCTTATCGCAAAGGTAAGTACGATGTTTTGCTGCTTCCGAATGCGATGGAAGAATTTCACGAGGATTTAGAGAACTCGGAGAAAAAGTTTCTTTTAAAAGAAGAGATGTGGCTTGTGGGTTCGAATAAAATCGAAAAGCTGCCTGACCAAATCAATTTCAACGAAATCGGAATGTTTCCTTTGGTGAGTTTCACAGACGAGTTTCCATCATTCCATGAAATGTTCCAAAAACACATTCAAGGTTTGCAAGTGAAACAAGTTTTTGAATCTTCAAACGTTGGAACTTTAAAACGAGTGATCGAAGCTGGATTGGGTTGGGGATTTTTACCAGCACACTCGATCAAAAAACAAGTTCGCTCAGGCCGTCTTGAAAGAGTCTATGTCAGAGACATGCACTACGAAATGGATCTGATGTTCTACTTCAAACGTTCGGCAGACAACAAAGCTCTGATCGACATCCTTTACCAAACGATGGCTCAGCAGGATAAGTCTTAA
- a CDS encoding hypothetical protein (COG1806 Uncharacterized protein conserved in bacteria) gives MSDRTYTVYILSDSTGETAATMIRAALVQYSNREINIVRHKNVRTDLQAEAVIEECFENRGMLAYTVASPHLRAKIREMASGKGIPYHDLLGPLLGTLDTYLGDHSESHVGVLRAVDERYFKRIEAIEYTVKHDDGKTFAELDKADIVLVGISRTSKTPLSIFLSHKGWKVANVPLVLNTPLPEELFKIDQRRIVGLIIDMDSLQRIRKSRLEKFGQDPGGSYASMAHIAQEIEYAEKIYKQNRRWPVFNVTERALEETASEIVRIIAARLGLPDSVIF, from the coding sequence ATGTCGGATAGAACTTATACCGTTTATATTTTATCTGACTCTACAGGTGAAACAGCCGCCACAATGATCCGCGCAGCCTTAGTGCAGTACTCTAATCGCGAGATCAATATTGTTCGTCACAAAAATGTGCGCACAGACTTGCAAGCAGAAGCCGTGATTGAAGAGTGTTTTGAAAATCGCGGCATGCTTGCCTACACCGTGGCAAGCCCCCACTTGCGTGCCAAGATTCGCGAGATGGCTTCAGGCAAAGGCATTCCCTATCACGATCTTCTCGGGCCTCTTTTAGGCACATTGGACACTTATCTTGGCGATCATTCCGAGTCTCACGTTGGTGTTCTTCGCGCTGTTGATGAAAGATATTTCAAACGCATCGAAGCGATTGAGTACACGGTTAAACACGACGATGGAAAAACTTTTGCTGAGCTTGATAAAGCTGACATCGTTCTTGTGGGAATCTCGCGCACAAGTAAAACTCCACTTTCAATTTTTCTAAGTCATAAGGGCTGGAAGGTCGCCAACGTACCACTGGTACTTAACACTCCCCTGCCTGAAGAACTTTTTAAAATCGATCAACGACGTATTGTCGGGCTGATCATCGACATGGATTCTCTGCAAAGAATTCGCAAGAGCCGTTTAGAAAAATTCGGTCAAGATCCTGGCGGGTCCTACGCTTCAATGGCTCACATCGCACAAGAAATCGAATACGCAGAAAAGATCTACAAACAAAATCGCAGATGGCCAGTCTTCAACGTGACTGAAAGAGCCCTTGAAGAAACAGCCAGTGAAATCGTTCGCATCATCGCGGCTCGTCTTGGGCTACCAGACAGTGTCATATTCTAA